A window of Platichthys flesus chromosome 23, fPlaFle2.1, whole genome shotgun sequence contains these coding sequences:
- the znf800b gene encoding zinc finger protein 800b has protein sequence MVKAHKSGGRKSSHSLRRQTGGQTEKEEGQSQSDTKHPPQEQPRGGDQSSDDAQLRTSAPAEELSENCDQNETPMDVQEKGDSGQAKPMWKPIPPLLPEPEDSGSPNGGTRDQSCQTDEQLFQTSGHNTGLCVEPGDPPLLQQPLQTSKSGIQQIIECFRSGTSQLRHMLLREVDTIFECKLCRSLFRGLPNLITHKEYYCLSRLPESDGSSGDDRQSVAMKDLLDTIYPRADRPDCVVRLEPIQTTTKAVFQYLTTEEDLARYPSHTPSARESPVAWEEPAEGGDNSQASQRGGAESHSSPGPNQGQKKWETEEEAKAEQPPPEEEGSTSGVDDVTISCCLCGQDFNSRRSIRRHCRKMHKTKLEELRKFTETRTVPTSLLSMVKGRPRTLSAPTGKSCLVCLKTFATKANVRRHLDEVHRGLQRNPNTPSVSPKPGQPNTPEATPPRKSNNSSPTRSHNSKSMPVNTKTASSNQNPSKPQPQPPAAVQANPVSCRCTLCKRTYSSQLMLKRHMRIVHKIYSVKSNRPAAPAPPATTAATLNKNNNNSSSSSSNNNNNSSSSSTNVASSNNVRVKEEAVEASDDEEEEEEEEEEEEEEIESSPAPSPSDSTATAKSVSVAPSSTKVKEEEAPLSPKMMPSSLSSSSSSSRGGSGVCVPNKSTKLSVGFDFKQLFCKLCKRQFSSRQNLTKHIELHTDGNEIFIKFYRCPLCRYESRRKRDVLRHVTVVHKKSSSYLGKIMPKLESRAVKRLAEAVLSSPSPNKRTSSGVKEEVNGRHASSSSSSPSPPVTRRQESSTAAPASSSSSLSSSSSAPPPAPATRKQQEVSSPPFVPSPPVTRKQERQERQQTQQPRPISPPLTRRSEKHTHLRNSTSSSSASPSNPPPHTRRHEAQSESSSTGTSSTEVRVTKNFSLHACDQCGRAFAKKLYLESHKRSHRNAVTTASNRRKGVSTRSKSLVW, from the exons ACTGGTggccagacagagaaagaggaaggtcAGTCCCAGTCAGACACCAAGCATCCACCACAGGAGCAGCCCCGTGGAGGAGACCAATCCTCTGATGATGCCCAGCTCCGGACCTCTGCACCAGCCGAGGAGCTCTCTGAGAACTGTGACCAGAATGAAACTCCCATGGACGTCCAGGAAAAGGGCGACTCTGGCCAAGCCAAGCCCATGTGGAAACCCATTCCCCCTCTGCTGCCTGAGCCCGAGGACAGCGGGAGCCCTAACGGTGGGACCAGGGACCAGAGCTGCCAGACTGACGAGCAGCTTTTCCAGACCAGTGGTCATAACACAG gtcTCTGTGTGGAGCCCGGAGATCCTCCTCTACTCCAACAGCCTCTGCAGACGTCCAAGTCTGGGATTCAGCAGATAATTGAATGCTTCCGTTCAG GCACCAGCCAGCTGAGACACATGCTGCTGAGGGAGGTGGACACCATCTTCGAGTGTAAACTGTGCCGCAGTCTGTTCAGGGGCCTGCCCAACCTCATCACACATAAAGAGTACTACTGCCTTTCACGGCTGCCTGAATCCGACG GTTCATCGGGGGACGACAGACAGAGTGTAGCCATGAAGGATTTACTGGACACCATATATCCCAGAGCTGACCGACCAGACTGCGTGGTCCGACTGGAGCCCATTCAGACCACTACCAAGGCCGTGTTCCAGTACCTCACCACAGAAGAGGACCTGGCCCGAtatccatcacacacacccaG TGCCAGAGAGAGTCCAGTAGCATGGGAAGAGCCAGCGGAGGGAGGGGACAACAGCCAGGCGAGCCAGCGAGGTGGAGCAGAGAGCCACAGCAGCCCGGGACCCAACCAGGGGCAGAAGAAGTgggagactgaggaggaggcgAAAGCAGAGCAACCACCGCCAGAAGAGGAGGGCTCCACTAGCGGG GTGGATGACGTGACGATCTCCTGTTGTCTGTGCGGTCAGGACTTTAACTCGCGGCGCAGCATCAGGCGCCACTGCCGCAAAATGCACAAGACCAAACTGGAGGAGCTGCGAAAGTTCACAGAGACACGAACAGTTCCCACGAGCCTGCTCTCTATGGTGAAAG GTCGGCCAAGGACTCTCAGCGCACCGACCGGAAAATCCTGCCTCGTGTGCCTCAAAACCTTCGCCACCAAAGCCAACGTGCGGCGACACCTGGACGAGGTGCACCGCGGCCTGCAGAGGAACCCCAACACCCCCAGCGTCTCCCCGAAGCCTGGCCAGCCCAACACACCGGAGGCCACGCCTCCCAGGAAGAGCAACAATTCCTCTCCAACACGTAGCCACAACTCCAAGTCCATGCCTGTGAACACCAAAACAGCGTCCTCAAACCAAAACCCATCCAAACCTCAGCCTCAGCCCCCAGCCGCTGTGCAGGCAAACCCGGTGTCATGTCGCTGCACGCTCTGCAAGAGGACGTACAGCTCTCAG cTCATGCTGAAGAGGCACATGCGCATTGTCCACAAAATATACAGTGTGAAAAGTAACAGGCCTGCTGCCCCAGCACCCCCTGCTACTACAGCAGCGactctaaacaaaaacaacaacaacagcagcagcagtagcagcaacaacaacaacaacagcagcagcagcagcacaaacgtGGCCTCAAGCAACAATGTCCGGGTGAAGGAGGAGGCAGTCGAGGCCTCGgatgacgaggaagaggaagaggaggaggaggaagaggaggaggaggagatagagAGTAGTCCTGCCCCGTCTCCAAGTGACAGCACTGCTACAGCTAAAAGTGTTTCTGTGGCACCCAGCTCCACgaaggtgaaggaggaggaagcccCACTCAGCCCAAAGATGATGCCATCATCcttatcttcatcatcatcatcctcccgTGGCGGCAGCGGCGTGTGTGTCCCCAACAAATCGACCAAACTGTCTGTGGGCTTTGACTTCAAGCAGCTCTTCTGCAAACTGTGCAAGCGACAGTTCAGCTCCCGTCAGAACTTAACGAAGCACATCGAGCTGCACACCGACGGCAACGAGATCTTCATCAAGTTTTACCGTTGCCCCCTCTGTCGCTACGAATCGCGTCGCAAACGGGACGTCCTGCGCCACGTGACTGTCGTCCACAAGAAGTCGTCCTCATACCTCGGCAAGATCATGCCCAAGCTGGAGAGCAGGGCCGTGAAGAGGCTGGCAGAGGCCGTCCTCAGCAGCCCGAGCCCCAACAAAAGGACAAGCAGCGGCGTCAAAGAGGAAGTGAACGGACGCCAcgcctcttcgtcctcctcctctccttcgcCCCCTGTAACGCGCAGGCAAGAGAGTTCCACAGCTGCACcggcctcctcttcatcctccttgtcctcttcctcttcagcccCACCTCCTGCCCCCGCCACTCGGAAACAGCAGGAAGTGTCATCGCCACCGTTCGTGCCCTCCCCTCCCGTCACCCGTAAGCAGGAGAGGCAGGAGCGACAGCAGACTCAACAGCCTCGCCCCATCAGCCCGCCGCTCACCCGCCgcagtgaaaaacacacacacctgcgcaactccacctcctccagcagcgCCTCGCCGAGCAACCCACCGCCACACACCCGACGGCACGAGGCGCAGTCggagagcagcagcaccggGACGTCGTCCACTGAGGTCCGGGTGACCAAGAATTTCTCGCTCCACGCTTGTGACCAGTGTGGGCGAGCTTTCGCTAAGAAG CTGTACCTGGAGTCTCACAAGCGGAGCCATCGTAACGCCGTGACGACAGCATCCAACAGGAGGAAAGGAGTCAGCACTCGCTCCAAGTCGTTggtctggtga